Part of the Streptomyces europaeiscabiei genome is shown below.
GGGCATGGCTGACCAGCCCGAGCTCCTCCAGGAGCTCCAGGGTCCGGTAGACCGTGGAAATGTTGACCCCCGACGCCGTCTTCCTCACTTCCACGAGGATGTCGTCGGGGGTCGCGTGCTCAAGGGTGTCCACGGCTTCGAGCACGAGTTGCCGCTGCGGCGTCAGCCGGTAGCCGCGCTGCCTGAGGTCACTCTTCCAGTCGGTGCTCACCACACCACGAGTCTAGAACTACGTCAGCCACCCGGGGTGCCGTCCCGGGTTTGCACTCACCTACTTGAAGAAGGCGATGCCGTCGTCCGGCATGTCGTCCGGGAGGGCCTTGGCCCAGCGCTCGACGTCCTCGGGGGTGACGACCTTCTTCAGGTGCGCGGACATGTAGGGGCGCAGCTCGACGTCGGGCGTCGCCTTCTCGCCGACCCACATCAGGTCGCTGTGCACATAGCCGTACAGCCGCTTGCCGCCGCTGTAGGGCCCCGAGGCCGCCGTACGCGCGACCGCGTCCGTGACCACGTCGATCTGCGGCTTCTGCTTGGCCAGCTCGCCGTACCAGACCTCGACGACGCCGTCGTCGCGGGTCATGACGATCTCGACCTTACGGTCGGCGTCGATGCGCCAGAATCCGGACTCGGTCTCCAGCGGGCGGACCTTGTTGCCGTCCTGGTCCAGCACCCAGGTGTGGGAGTGGTACTCCAGGAAGTCCCGGCCGTCGTGGGTGAAGGTGACCTCCTGGCCGAAGTTGCACTTCTCGGCACCGGGGAAGTCGTGGACGCCCGCGCCCGCCCAGTCGCCGAGCAGAAAGGCGAGGGGGACGAGGTCCTTGTGCAGGTCGGACGGGATCTCGATCATGAGTGCGGTTCCTGGATGTCCTCGACGTGGGTCAGCGCTGGCCCTGGTACAGCTTCTTCACGGTCAGACCGGCGAAGGCGAGTACGCCCACGGCGACCAGGACCAGCAGGATTTCGAAGAAGAGTTCCACGGGGTGCTCCTCGGATGAGCGGGATTCGGTACTGCACAAGGCCGGAACCCAGCTTACGCGGCCGGAACCCGGGGCTCGCCGCGAGGTGGGCCCTTCCGCCCGGCGGGCGTCAACCGAGCAGCTGGCTCTGCAACACCACGGTCTGCTGGAAGGGCAGGGCTTCGGTGACGCCCTTCCGGGACTGCACGATCAGCGCGAGGGTGTCGCCCGCCGACAGATACGCCTGGCGGACCTGCTCCTTGCCGTACGGCTTGCCCTCGACGTAGGCGGCACGCTCGACGTCGGCCAGGTCCGAGCGGGGGGCGAAGTCCTCGTCCCGGCTGAACACCCCGTCCGACCCCCGTACGACGTAACGCGGGCTGTTGTACTCGGTCAGCTTGTCCGAGTACACCGCGTCCGCGACGGCCGCCGTACCGAACCGCAGCAGGTAGATCCGGGTGTGCGTGCCGTCCGGCGTGGTCCAGCCGCGGGCGGCGATGTGCCGCAGTCCGTGGTCGGTGAACATCTGCCCGAGGCCGTCCAGGTCGTCCTCCGGCTCGTACTCCTTGAGGAAGTCCTCGGCCGGCAGCCAGCCGTCCGCACCGGCCAGCGCCTTGTCGGTCTTCGCGCCCTTGGGTGCGGGGAGTACGAGTTCGCGCAGGTCGGCGTGGTGCACTCCGGTCTTGTTCCCCTCGGCGAAGGGGGCCGGGCTGCCGGAGGGCAGCGGGGGGAGGGTGAGCTCGGGGTACTCCCAGCGGCCGTCCGGTTCGGTCGCGAGTCCCGGTAGGTCCGTACGCTCCGTCCGCGTGATCCCGTACCCGGTGGCGGCGCCGACCGACGCGAACACCACGAGGGCGGCCGTCCACCGCAGGGCCGCCCGGAGCACCCGGCGGTCCTTCCGCGGCCCCGTCCCCGCCGACGACGGCACGTCGAGCGGCGCCGGGGGGAGGGGAGGCACGGGCGGGTGGACGACGGGTGCCCCGGCCCCGGCGGAGGACCGCGGGGGCACACCCGCGGTGGCCCCCGCGGGCGCGGTGGGGTGCGGCTGCGGTGCCGTGGGTTCCTGGGCGGCGGACTCCGGAACCGTGGGCTCCCGGACCGGCGGCTCCGGGACCGGCGGCTCCTGGGCCGTCGTCCGCTGTGGCTGTTCCGTGTTCTCGGTCATACCGCCTCCCCCGGCTCGGCGATCCGGTCGAGCTGCTCGCGGACGAGCTGCGCGACTCCCTTGGTGTCCAGCGACTTGACGCCGTAGGCGTCCACCGTGACGAGGACGTCTCCCTGGACCGCCAGGCAGAACATCGCGTCGATCTTCAGGTCCGCCTCCTTCGGCGGCAGGAAGCAGTGCGCGTTCCTGTGACCCTCGATCTTCGGACCCTTGCGGAACACGTCCAGGATCTCGATGAAGTCCTTCTGGAAGGCGGCGGTGTCCCGGGCCGCGCCTCCGTCCATCCGGACGAGCTCGATGCTCACGGTGAAAGGGGCTTCCGAGCGGTACGCGTCTTCATCGGCGAGGTAGCTGCGCATCGCCATGCCCTGGATGTCCTGCTTGTCGATCTGCCGTGCCAGCTGCCGTCGCTCGGAGCGGGGCAGGTCGCTCAGGGACTCCTTGCGCAGGGCGGCGGCCTCGCCACCGCTGAGCGAGGCGTCCGAGCCGTACTCGCCGATGTCGGGGCCCCGGGTCCACTCGTCGTCGTACGGCACGAGCATCCCGGCCAGTCCGGAGGCGCCGGTGGCAGCCGTCCTCCCGGCCTTCTCGGCCTTCTCGGCCTTCGGGAGCTTCCAGACGGGCGCGCCCGCGTCGCGGTCGGCGTCCCGCACGGTCACGACGGTGAAGCCGACTCCGGCGACGACCGAGGCGGCCAGCACCACCGAGCCGGCGACGGCGGCGACACGGCCCGGGCGCATCCGTTTCCGCACCGGCGGGGCAGCCACGACAGTCGTCCCGCCCTCAGGTTCGACGTCTCCGATCAGCCCTACCGCCGGGGCCGTGGCGCCGGGAACCGCTGTGCCGGGAGCGGCTGTGTCGGGAGCGGCGTCCGCGAGGTTCTGCGGGTTCTCGCTCACAGCCGCTCCATCTGCCGCTTGGCCAGGTCCATGATCTTCTTCTTGGACACGGGCCTGGTGTCGGTGATCCAGATCCCCATCATGACGTCGCCACGCCAGGCGTACGCCTCCGCCGTGTAGAGCGACAGATAGCCGGGCTTCGTATCCGGGGTGTTGTGCACATAGGCCATGCCGTCACCGGTGCCGGGGACGGGCCAGCTGTCGGTGTCCGGCTCGTTTTCAGCCCAGTAGTACGCCCCGTCGGCGTAGTCCGCGGCGCCCAGGCGCTCCTCCTGGTGGAACTGCGCGAGTCGGACCTCCACGAAGTCGGTGGTGCCCGTGGCCCAGCCGGTGATCGCCACGCGGCGGAACTCGGCGGTGACGAGGTCGGCGAACGCCTCGGCGGGCTTCTCGTAGTAGCCCGAGTAACCCGCCAGGTCCACCCAGCCGTCGGAATCCGCCCGGAGGGAGACCTCACGTGCGCCACGCGGCTTGTTCAGCAACAGCTCGCGCAGGTCGCCGCCGGTCTTCACCTTGAAGTCCTGGTCGGCGGACAGTGGCTCCGGTCCCTTGCCCTCGGCCTGCTTCAGCGTCGGCTGCGAGAGCGGGGGCAGCCCGGTGGGCTCCCGGTCGGCCTGCACCAGGTAACCGGCACAGGTTCCGGCGACCAGCCCCAGCACGACCGCGGCGGCGATGAGCAACGTCGTACGTCCCCTGCGCCGCACCCGCGCCACGGGCTTCACCGGCACTTCGGGGATTTCAGAGATCTCGGGCTTCCCCGACACCTCTGGACTTTCCGGGACTTCCAAGGTGTTCCCCCACAAAAATGAAGCGCGGATTCCGTATCAGCTGACAGGAGACCACCGGCACCCGCGCGGGGTTGCCCCGGCAATGATCACGATTCGGACTACCATTCGGGCCATGGCGAAGAAGCTCGTGATCAAGGTGACGGCGGGGGCCGATGCTCCCGAGCGGTGCTCCCAGGCGTTCACGGTGGCGGCCGTGGCCGTGGCCAGTGGGGTGGAGGTGTCGCTGTGGCTGACCGGCGAGTCCGCGTGGTTCGCGCTGCCGGGCCGGGCCGCCGAGTTCGAGCTGCCGCACGCCGCCCCGCTCCCCGACCTGATCGACTCGGTCCTCGCGGGCGGTCGGCTCACCCTGTGCACCCAGTGCGCGGCCCGCCGGAACATCACGGAGACGGACGTCATCGAGGGCGTACGGATCGCGGGGGCGCAGGTGTTCGTGCAGGAGGCCATGGCGGACAACACCCAGGCTCTCGTCTACTGAAAGCCGCCGCTCCTCTGCGTCAACTGCTTCCCTGCTCCTCTGCTTCCCTGCTCCTCACTCCTCTGCTTCCCTGCTTCGCTACTCCTCGACCCACAGGCAGAAGAGGTGTCCCGCCGGGTCGGACAGCACCCGTACGTCGTCCTGGGGCTGGTGGTCGGCGAGCCGCGAGCCGCGCGCGCTAGGCCACGGCCCGCTCGGTCTCGGCCTCCAGGTCGTCGACCTCGCTGTCGAGGTGGAGCATCATCCGCTCGTCGCCGGGGTTCCGGGTCGGCCAGACGGGCGGGACGTACTCGGGCTCGGGCTCGAACGACAGAGCCGTGCCCCCGGAGCCGGGCGAGGGCCGATGAGCACGCAGTGGGGCACCTCGCGCCGTATCTCGTAGCCGAGCAAGGCGAACACAGAAGCCGGCCGGCTCGTGAGCGTCGTGCGCGTCCAGGACCACGGTCGACAGTCTCCCGGGCGCCATGCCCGCCTTCCTGTCGCGGGCGGTCGCGCTCGTCTACCGCGGGCGCCTCTTGCCGTCCAGTTCGTCCCACCACTCGTCGGACCTCGGATCGCCCGAGGGGTCGTCCCACCAGCGGTCGTCGGGGCCGCGCCGGTTGGCGGCGACGGCGGCGAGCGGCGGGATGACCATGGCGACCACGCACATGCCGACGGCGACCGGGACCGACCAGAGCCGTACGACGCCCCAGGCCAGGACGAAGAGCGCGAGGCACGTGCCCATCATGGCGAAGTAGGTGTGGCGCCGGCGGGCGTACATGAATTCAGCGTACGTCCGCGCACGGCCGAGGGCCGTACCCCGGGTCGGACACCCGGGGTACGGCCCTCAGCCGTTCAGCCGTTCAAGGACGACCGCCTCAGACGGCGATCGCGACCTCCGCCAGGCCGCCCTGCTCGGCGACGACGGTGCGGTCGGCGGTGCCGCCGGGGACGAGCGCGCGGACGGTCCAGGTGCCCTCGGCCGCGTAGAAGCGGAACTGGCCCGTCGCGGAGGTGGGGACCTCCGCCGTGAACTCGCCGGTCGAGTCCAGCAGACGGACATAGCCCGTCACCGGCTCGCCGTCGCGGGTCACCT
Proteins encoded:
- a CDS encoding FABP family protein, translated to MIEIPSDLHKDLVPLAFLLGDWAGAGVHDFPGAEKCNFGQEVTFTHDGRDFLEYHSHTWVLDQDGNKVRPLETESGFWRIDADRKVEIVMTRDDGVVEVWYGELAKQKPQIDVVTDAVARTAASGPYSGGKRLYGYVHSDLMWVGEKATPDVELRPYMSAHLKKVVTPEDVERWAKALPDDMPDDGIAFFK
- a CDS encoding DsrE family protein produces the protein MAKKLVIKVTAGADAPERCSQAFTVAAVAVASGVEVSLWLTGESAWFALPGRAAEFELPHAAPLPDLIDSVLAGGRLTLCTQCAARRNITETDVIEGVRIAGAQVFVQEAMADNTQALVY
- a CDS encoding VOC family protein; its protein translation is MAPGRLSTVVLDAHDAHEPAGFCVRLARLRDTARGAPLRAHRPSPGSGGTALSFEPEPEYVPPVWPTRNPGDERMMLHLDSEVDDLEAETERAVA
- a CDS encoding DUF3099 domain-containing protein, giving the protein MYARRRHTYFAMMGTCLALFVLAWGVVRLWSVPVAVGMCVVAMVIPPLAAVAANRRGPDDRWWDDPSGDPRSDEWWDELDGKRRPR
- a CDS encoding DUF1416 domain-containing protein; this encodes MCGAKAGGPDASTIKPGETTIQGQVTRDGEPVTGYVRLLDSTGEFTAEVPTSATGQFRFYAAEGTWTVRALVPGGTADRTVVAEQGGLAEVAIAV